The sequence GCCACCCGTACACCCAACTTCTGGTCTCATCCATTCTGCAAGCGTGAGGCATCCATGAATATTCCCATGATTTCCATTCGCTCCCTGGCCAAGACCTTTGTCCTGCACACCCAGGGCGGGACATGCATCCGAGCCTTCGACGGCGTGGATCTCGACGTCGCGGCCGGGGAGTGCGTCGCCCTGCACGGCCCCTCCGGCGCGGGCAAGTCGAGCCTGCTGCGTTCCATCTACGCCAACTACCGGCCCACAACGGGCAGCGTCGTTATCAGTCATGACGGGGACGGTGTGGACATGACGTCCGCCCAGCCCCGTACGGTTCTCGACGTGCGCCGCCGCACCCTCGGCTATGTCAGCCAGTTCCTGCGCGTCATCCCCCGCGTCTCCTGTCTCGACCTGGTGGCCGAGCGCCTCGCCGCCATGGGCGTGGGCCTGGATGAAGCCAGGGACAGGGCCGGACGGATGCTGGCCCGCCTGAACATCCCCGAGCGCCTGTGGTCCCTGGCCCCGGCGACTTTCTCGGGCGGCGAGCAGCAACGCGTCAACATCGCGCGC is a genomic window of Desulfomicrobium baculatum DSM 4028 containing:
- the phnL gene encoding phosphonate C-P lyase system protein PhnL is translated as MNIPMISIRSLAKTFVLHTQGGTCIRAFDGVDLDVAAGECVALHGPSGAGKSSLLRSIYANYRPTTGSVVISHDGDGVDMTSAQPRTVLDVRRRTLGYVSQFLRVIPRVSCLDLVAERLAAMGVGLDEARDRAGRMLARLNIPERLWSLAPATFSGGEQQRVNIARGFIRDYPILLLDEPTASLDGENRSTVVDMILEAKKRGAAVVGIFHDDDVRGRVANRCLLLNRPE